In the genome of Puniceicoccales bacterium, the window GGGAATGAAAAATTTCGGAAACCTGTTGAATCGATGCATGATGGTCAAGAACAGTGACACTCCGGTTATACCATCCACATCATAATCTCCAATGACACTGATTTCTGAATGAGCTTGGATATGCTTATCGAGTAATTTCACTGCTGAATCCATGTTTACTATGAGAAAAGGATCAGCCACATTGGCCAGCTTTGGGAAAATAAACCTAGCAGCATCGGTTTCATTCGATATGCCATTGCTTACCATTACCGTAGCCACAACCTTATCTATGCCGAACCGCCCAGATATATTTTTTACAAGATGCTCGTCTACTTCCGCAAACTTCCAGCGCGACTTTTTTTGCTCAACCAAATTAAGTTTCTATTATAATTTATTTCTATTATATGATAAATTTTTCATTTTTTCCACTTTTTTTATTTTTTTCATCTGGATCAATGTGTTGGCGATCTCCTTTGTGCCATAAAAATAATACCGGAGAGGCAATGAAAATGGATGAAAATGTGCCCGTGACAATGCCTATCATAAACATGAGCGCTATGTTCTGTACCACTCCAGCTCCAAAACAAAACAGAGCCAATGCCGAAAGAAATGTGGTAAGACTTGTCAAAATTGTGCGCGACAATGTCTTATTGATCGATAAGTTTATCACATCACCCAGTGATAGGTCTGGATTAAGGATCAGTTCTTCGCGAATTCTATCGAATACGACGATGGTATCATTGATTGAATAGCCAATTATCATCAAAATCGCTGCAATCATCGGCGATGAGAACTGTTTGCCGAACATTATATAGATTCCAATGGTGGACATGATGTCGTAAAGTGTTGATACTAAGGCTCCTATGCCAAAGCCAACTTCGAACCTAAAGGCTATATATAGCACGATGCAAAACAAAGCTATGGCCACCGAAAGCAGGGCATTTAACCTTAGTTCACCGCTAACAGATGCACCCACCGTATCTTTTTTTATGATGGAGAGATTTGTTTCGGGATATTTTGCTTTTAAAGATGATATTAATGCTTCGCCTTTGCCTTCTTCTGTCTGTAGCTTAAGTATTTCGCAGTCTTCACCGAGGGCTTTCTGGTATGTGGCTCCAACTTCACCGATGTCCATTTTTTTTGCCCGATGCTCTATGTCCTGAATGGCAATTTTTTCTTCAAAGGAAACGGTGATTTCATCTCCGCCAGAAAAGTCTATGCCATAGATATTTTTACCACGGTAGGCTGTGCTGATCAATCCGGCGATGATAATCAAACTGCAGGCTATGGCCGACCATTTTCTATATTTCATGAAATCAATATTGGTTTCTGGAAAGAGCGATTTGGGTAGCAATTTTTTCCATCCAAGTTCAATAAATGCTTCGGTTACAGCACGACTGAGAACTAGGGCACAGAACATGGTTGCGAAAATTCCTATGGATAGAATTATGCCGAACCCTCGGACTGGTCCGGTACCAAGCCAAATCAATATCAGAGCCACAAGCAATGTGGTTAGATTGGCATCAAATATGGTGGAAAATGCTCTATCATAGCCATGGGCCAAAGCAGCTTTGATACTTTTTCCTAGCTTTAACTCTTCTCTAATTCTCTCCAAAATAAGGATATTTGCATCGATGCCCATGCCTATATTTAAAACCAAAGCGGCGATGCCTGGCAAAGTGATAGTGGATTTGATCATGGCCATGACGGCCAAGGTGATTAGAGCATTAATCAATACGCTGA includes:
- the secD gene encoding protein translocase subunit SecD produces the protein MTRDIISKLMLGAAVLVISLLCLIPINDRSFNEYIHDRATSHKEEFANLLIDAQEITGQEHIPSLFVAIKKIAQERHLDLSKYFSDLNIADVKNLEKKNSIILGAILNETHSKLRKGLDLQGGISFILETSDEIRASKSKEALENLDKAIQIMGKRLDSLGVSEPIIRSHGTNKIEIQLPGLSTQDNPEIVNAIKKPAKLEFRLVHPSLHPKSATDSDVPPGYELLVEEYEDKKTGEMIHVPMYVKRIPEITGKFIKSATPAINQFGSYEIGITMTDEGTKKFSAITKANINRPLAIVLDGKLCSAPVIRNEISEGRASISGSFSQRDAIELANILNNPLEFELKLAEMNEIGPSLAEDARTSSINASIAGISLVVLFMVIYYRISGLIAVVSVLINALITLAVMAMIKSTITLPGIAALVLNIGMGIDANILILERIREELKLGKSIKAALAHGYDRAFSTIFDANLTTLLVALILIWLGTGPVRGFGIILSIGIFATMFCALVLSRAVTEAFIELGWKKLLPKSLFPETNIDFMKYRKWSAIACSLIIIAGLISTAYRGKNIYGIDFSGGDEITVSFEEKIAIQDIEHRAKKMDIGEVGATYQKALGEDCEILKLQTEEGKGEALISSLKAKYPETNLSIIKKDTVGASVSGELRLNALLSVAIALFCIVLYIAFRFEVGFGIGALVSTLYDIMSTIGIYIMFGKQFSSPMIAAILMIIGYSINDTIVVFDRIREELILNPDLSLGDVINLSINKTLSRTILTSLTTFLSALALFCFGAGVVQNIALMFMIGIVTGTFSSIFIASPVLFLWHKGDRQHIDPDEKNKKSGKNEKFII